Proteins co-encoded in one Herpetosiphonaceae bacterium genomic window:
- a CDS encoding ATP-binding protein translates to MFYSLRIRLLLTLMSVVFIAVGTVALFTSRATSREFQEYVERDMVRMKFVTDAVLTHYQQGQGQEDLRKIAKQLTQVLGERVVLADGQGKVLADSDDQIVGQTIDRSSPIKAVVVTVGQPLQNTLVMPEGLQPFPVGAELAPARQPLPIAVQRPLNPQQDPIEASFISSVNRSLLFAVTAAGIVSLLLTIALSRRILGPIETLTAAAREMEKGDLSRRVQVRSRDEIGQLTHAFNAMADGLANVERLRRNMVTDVAHELRTPLTNIRGYLEAMRDGLAQPTPALISSLHEESMLLNRLVDDLQDLALAEAGQLRLVCQRVTLAEIVEKATSTVQLDLIDKGLELDVSVPTDLPVVEVDPERIGQVIRNLLNNAMRHTPRGGTIGVTATLKDTEIWVAVSDTGVGIAQEHLPYIFERFFRADHSRTRATGGAGLGLTIVSQLVKAHGGRIWAESALGVGSTFTFSLPVASA, encoded by the coding sequence ATGTTTTATAGCTTAAGAATTCGTCTCCTGCTCACATTGATGAGCGTTGTTTTCATTGCCGTAGGCACAGTAGCGTTATTCACAAGCCGGGCCACCTCGCGAGAATTTCAGGAATACGTCGAGCGCGACATGGTGCGGATGAAGTTTGTAACCGATGCGGTGCTGACCCATTATCAGCAGGGCCAGGGCCAAGAAGATCTGCGCAAGATTGCCAAACAGCTTACGCAGGTGCTCGGCGAGCGTGTTGTGCTAGCTGATGGTCAAGGAAAAGTGCTGGCCGACTCAGATGATCAGATCGTGGGGCAGACGATCGATCGATCATCGCCGATCAAAGCGGTTGTTGTCACCGTAGGACAGCCGCTCCAAAACACCCTCGTCATGCCGGAAGGACTCCAGCCCTTTCCGGTCGGTGCTGAATTAGCCCCCGCGCGACAACCATTGCCGATCGCCGTGCAACGTCCACTCAATCCTCAACAAGATCCGATCGAAGCAAGTTTCATCAGCTCAGTCAATCGTTCGCTCTTATTTGCTGTTACTGCCGCCGGTATTGTGTCGCTCTTATTGACCATTGCGCTTTCGCGCCGGATTTTGGGTCCGATCGAGACACTCACTGCTGCCGCGCGTGAGATGGAAAAAGGCGATCTCAGCCGACGAGTCCAGGTACGATCCAGGGATGAGATCGGGCAGCTTACCCATGCGTTCAACGCGATGGCCGACGGACTTGCCAATGTCGAGCGGTTGCGCCGAAATATGGTAACTGATGTCGCGCATGAGCTGCGCACGCCGCTGACGAATATTCGAGGCTATCTGGAGGCGATGCGTGATGGGCTTGCCCAGCCTACGCCCGCGCTGATTAGCTCGCTCCACGAAGAGTCGATGCTGCTTAATCGCCTGGTCGACGATCTTCAGGATCTGGCGCTGGCCGAAGCCGGACAGCTACGACTAGTATGCCAGCGCGTCACACTAGCCGAGATTGTGGAAAAAGCGACAAGTACCGTGCAGCTTGATCTGATCGATAAGGGGCTGGAGCTGGATGTTAGCGTCCCGACCGATCTGCCGGTGGTTGAGGTTGATCCTGAACGTATCGGCCAGGTCATTCGGAACTTGCTCAACAATGCCATGCGGCACACGCCCAGAGGCGGCACGATTGGCGTCACGGCAACGTTAAAGGATACTGAAATTTGGGTAGCGGTCAGTGATACCGGGGTCGGGATCGCGCAGGAGCACTTGCCGTACATTTTCGAGCGCTTCTTCCGCGCCGATCATTCTCGCACCCGCGCGACGGGCGGAGCGGGGCTGGGGCTGACGATCGTCAGTCAGCTGGTCAAGGCGCACGGCGGGCGGATCTGGGCGGAAAGCGCGCTTGGCGTGGGTTCGACGTTCACCTTCAGCCTGCCGGTTGCGTCTGCGTAG
- a CDS encoding STAS domain-containing protein — protein MHDLTAHGPIGHHPQLMRFLNWLTPAIFAFSVVYGITALIFGDLATGLSSGVIFGYGIVLLIARQQLARAQNLAIHLVCLGFLVAASLMALLQPTLYPNLIIIPFIVVAIALPYLSGAVLWRLLIGSWAVAVVIASIGIWLPMASHIPSWFTNLLQVSAISASLAFGFFLLWQFHERLTRAIREVQATHGQLQQAYTEVEARAESQARLLAEIKQHHATIEALNVPLLPIADGTWLLPLLGALDQQRLNTIQAHTLETCHRQRAQVLVIDLTGIAALSPEAADGLVQLTHAVQLLGVEVAIVGIGAEVARTIAQSRLGVHGVQIYRDITVVLEHMSTKAHTRV, from the coding sequence ATGCATGATCTCACCGCACACGGGCCGATCGGGCATCATCCGCAGCTTATGCGGTTTTTGAACTGGCTTACACCTGCTATCTTTGCATTTTCGGTGGTGTATGGCATCACGGCGCTGATCTTTGGTGATCTGGCGACCGGACTCAGCAGCGGTGTCATTTTCGGCTACGGTATTGTCCTGCTGATCGCCCGCCAGCAGCTCGCTCGCGCGCAGAACCTTGCCATCCATCTTGTCTGCCTTGGGTTTCTTGTGGCAGCATCGCTGATGGCGCTGCTGCAACCAACGCTCTACCCCAATCTCATCATCATTCCGTTCATTGTCGTCGCGATTGCGCTTCCGTATCTGAGCGGTGCGGTCTTGTGGCGGCTCCTGATCGGCTCGTGGGCTGTCGCCGTCGTCATCGCGAGCATTGGGATCTGGCTTCCCATGGCATCGCATATTCCCTCATGGTTCACCAACCTGCTCCAGGTCAGCGCGATTTCTGCATCGCTGGCGTTCGGCTTCTTCTTGCTGTGGCAATTCCACGAGCGATTGACGCGAGCGATTCGAGAGGTGCAGGCGACTCATGGGCAGCTCCAGCAGGCCTACACGGAGGTCGAAGCGCGGGCTGAGTCGCAGGCACGCCTACTGGCAGAGATTAAGCAGCACCACGCGACGATCGAAGCCTTGAACGTGCCGTTGCTCCCGATCGCCGACGGCACGTGGCTGCTCCCGCTGCTGGGAGCGCTGGATCAGCAGCGGCTCAACACGATCCAGGCTCACACGCTCGAAACATGTCACCGACAGCGAGCACAGGTGCTGGTCATCGATCTAACCGGGATCGCGGCGCTCTCACCGGAGGCAGCCGATGGGCTGGTCCAGCTCACGCACGCCGTTCAGCTCTTAGGTGTTGAGGTAGCGATTGTCGGGATTGGCGCGGAGGTCGCCAGGACGATCGCCCAATCGAGGCTGGGCGTGCATGGAGTGCAGATCTACCGCGATATTACAGTGGTTCTTGAACACATGTCCACAAAAGCGCATACGCGAGTTTAG